A single window of Oreochromis aureus strain Israel breed Guangdong linkage group 7, ZZ_aureus, whole genome shotgun sequence DNA harbors:
- the LOC120441262 gene encoding mucin-5AC-like encodes MRSVSMQLEWVIPWLSLCLGLSAATIVTVQNTGKMPVITVVSPSHNNQFCSTWGNYHFKTFDGDLFRLPSTCSYIFASQCKADYNSFNIELQRQESDEVTTINKVTMKLDGEVVELANGSIKINNEPAEIPFSRGGISVESIASYVKVQAKLGLVLMWNQEDSLWVELDAKFRNQTCGLCGDFNELNNEFTNSDTGASYSIDEYGDKWKISGLSDNCETTSFQAKESCEVPEDLCQKLQTESAFDSCQGLIDTESFINACKEDLCSCDSNDTSCMCATMSEYSRQCAHAGGTPGQWKNPNFCGKSCPFNLEYKECGNPCMDTCKNQGTNQVCSEHCVDGCFCPFGTVLDDVTHTGCVTVDNCSCLHNGEIYQPGQSYSGPCKNCTCINGEWICNFKDCPGVCSILGGSHITTYDDKTYMFHGECSYVLTKEINGTFSLQGDLVKCEKSDKSTCLASITLLLSNHVMVKVEASGQVFYNTLLSQLPLFLDDITIFHPSTFFLVIHTTYGLDVEIQLTPVMQVYIKANVSNKGKLIGLCGDFDDDGSQDFKTTNGIVEKTAWTFANTWKTKPNCPDVTNILGDPCSLSTEKEKYAKYWCSQLSDPKGVFSLCHPVIRPEEYKLNCIYDTCACEKSEDCLCAALSAYVHACAIEGVSLTGWRNNACQKYTNDCPPTFVYDYKMTSCGRTCRSLSQSGVTCGVDFTALDGCGCAEGTYLNEKNECVLPSQCSCYAGDTVVHPGQVTTLSNGQICSCHGGKLTCSGKQMIESSMHKPNGFPQLLKCKAGRKGI; translated from the exons atgaggtcagtcagcatgcagCTAGAATGGGTGATACCATGGCTCAGCCTTTGCCTTGGCCTATCAGCAGCCACCATTG tcACGGTTCAAAACACTGGAAAAATGCCGGTAattacag tAGTGAGCCCATCTCACAACAACCAGTTCTGCAGCACATGGGGAAACTATCACTTTAAGACATTTGATGGGGATTTGTTCAGGCTTCCATCCACTTGCAGCTACATCTTTGCATCCCAGTGTAAGGCAGACTACAACAGTTTCAACATTGAGCTCCAGCGACAGGAGTCCGATGAGGTTACCACCATTAACAAAGTCACAATGAAACTGGATGGTGAAGTTGTGGAATTAGCTAATGGATCCATCAAAATCAACAATGAACC TGCTGAAATACCCTTCAGTCGCGGTGGCATTTCAGTAGAAAGCATTGCATCCTATGTTAAAGTTCAGGCAAAGCTGGGATTGGTCTTAATGTGGAATCAAGAAGACTCCCTCTGG GTTGAACTGGATGCAAAATTCAGAAATCAAACTTGTGGTCTGTGTGGTGACTTCAATGAGCTGAATAATGAGTTCACAAATTCAG ATACAGGGGCTTCTTACAGTATTGACGAATATGGGGACAAGTGGAAAATCAGTGGTCTGTCTGACAATTGTGAGACCACGTCCTTTCAAGCCAAAGAGTCATGCGAAGTTCCG GAAGACCTCTGCCAGAAACTGCAAACTGAAAGTGCATTTGATAGTTGTCAAGGCCTGATTGACACCGAGTCCTTCATTAACGCCTGTAAGGAAGATCTGTGCTCCTGTGACAGCAATGATACGTCTTGCATGTGTGCGACCATGTCAGAGTACTCCCGTCAGTGTGCTCATGCAGGCGGGACACCAGGGCAGTGGAAGAACCCAAATTTCTGTG gaaaatcaTGCCCCTTCAACCTGGAGTATAAGGAATGTGGTAATCCCTGCATGGACACTTGCAAAAACCAGGGCACCAACCAAGTGTGTAGTGAACACTGTGTTGATGGATGTTTCTGTCCATTTG ggACTGTCTTGGATGATGTCACACATACTGGGTGCGTCACTGTTGACAACTGCAGCTGCTTGCATAATGGAGAAATATACCAACCAGGACAATCCTACTCCGGGCCATGCAAGAACTG CACCTGCATAAATGGTGAGTGGATCTGTAATTTTAAAGACTGTCCTGGTGTTTGTTCCATCCTGGGTGGCTCTCACATCACCACCTATGACGATAAAACGTATATGTTCCACGGAGAGTGTTCTTATGTTCTGACAAAG gaAATCAATGGGACTTTCAGTCTTCAAGGCGACTTGGTTAAATGTGAAAAATCTGACAAATCAACTTGCCTTGCTTCAATCACACTACTACTGTCAAATCATGTG ATGGTTAAAGTTGAAGCCAGTGGGCAGGTCTTTTACAACACACTGCTCTCTCAGCTTCCTCTCTTTTTGG ATGATATCACAATTTTCCACCCATCTACATTCTTTCTTGTAATCCACACCACCTACGGGCTTGATGTTGAGATTCAGCTCACACCTGTTATGCAGGTCTACATCAAAGCCAATGTATCTAATAAAGGAAAACTCATCG GTCTTTGTGGAGATTTTGATGACGATGGATCACAGGACTTCAAAACAACCAACGGTATAGTTGAAAAAACAGCTTGGACATTTGCCAACACATGGAAAACCAAGCCAAATTGCCCTGATGTGACAAATATACTTGGGGACCCCTGCAGTTTGAGTACAGAAAAGG AGAAATATGCCAAATACTGGTGCTCCCAGCTGTCAGACCCAAAAGGTGTTTTTTCACTGTGCCATCCTGTGATACGGCCAGAAGAGTATAAACTT aattgtattTATGACACGTGTGCCTGTGAAAAAAGCGAGGATTGCTTGTGTGCTGCTTTATCTGCCTATGTTCATGCATGTGCTATTGAAGGCGTATCGTTAACTGGATGGAGGAACAACGCATGCC AGAAATACACAAATGACTGTCCACCTACTTTTGTGTATGACTACAAAATGACAAGCTGCGGTCGCACCTGTCGCTCTCTTAGTCAGTCAGGTGTAACATGTGGGGTTGATTTTACTGCACTTGATGGTTGTGGCTGTGCTGAAGGAACTTATCTAAATGAGAAGAATGAGTGTGTGTTGCCCTCACAATGTTCCTGTTACGCTGGAGACACAGTGGTACATCCTGGGCAGGTTACTACACTCAGTAATGGACAGATTTG CTCCTGCCATGGTGGAAAATTAACCTGTTCaggaaaacaaatgattgaaaGTAG CATGCACAAGCCCAATGGTTTTCCTCAACTGCTCAAATGCAAAGCCGGGAGAAAAGGGATCTGA
- the LOC116326278 gene encoding mucin-2-like: TLTTTPTHSTTATLTTTTPTPSTITTGTPSTTPTHSTTTTWTTTTGFTTTTPTHSTTTSGTPTTTPTHSTTTSGTPTTTPTHSTTTTLTTTAPTHSTITTGTPSTTPTHSTTTTWTTTTGFTTTTPTHSTTTSGTPTTTPTHSTTTTLTTTTPTHSTTTSGTLTTTTGFTKTTTHSTTSTPTTTTSTHSTTTETLTTTPTHSTTTETLTTTPTHSTTTSGTPTTTPTHSTTTTLTTTTPTHSTITTGTPSTTPTHSRTTTWTTTTGFTTTTPTHSTTTSGTPTTTPTHSTTTSGTPTTTPTHSTTTTLTTTTPTHSTITTGTPSTTPTHSTTTTWTTTTATGTPSTTPTHSTTTTWTTTTGFTTTTPTHSTTTSGTPTTTPTHSTTTTLTTTTPTHSTITTGTPSTTPTHSTTTTWTTTTGFTTTTPTHSTTTSGTPTTTPTHSTTTSGTPTTTPTHSTTTTLTTTTPTHSTITTGTPSTTPTHSRTTTWTTTTGFTTTTPTHSTTTSGTPTTTPTHSTTTSGTPTTTPTHSTTTTLTTTTPTHSTITTGTPSTTPTHSTTTTWTTTTGFTTTTPTHSTTTSGTPTTTPTHSTTTSGTPTTTPTHSTTTTLTTTTPTHSTLTTGTPTTTPTHSTTTTLTTTTPTHSTTTETLTTTPPHSTTTSGTPTTTPTHSTTTTPTTTTSTHSTTTETLTTTPTHSTTTETLTTTPTHSTTTSGTPTTTPTHSTTTTLTTTTPTHSTITTGTPSTTPTHSTTTTRTTTTGFTTTTPTHSTTTSGTPTTTPTHSTTTSGTPTTTPTLSTTTTLTTTTPTHSTTTETLTTTPPHWNTDYNTNSFYNYNPDYNNTNSFYNNNWNTVYNTNSFYNYNLDYNRFYYNNTNSFYNYKWNTDYNTNSFYNYKWNTNYNTNSFYNYTWNTYYNNSVTPTTTPTHSTTTSGTPTTTPTHSTTTPGTPITTTGFTTTTPTHPTTTTETPTTTPISTTPIHSTSTAETPTTISAFTTSHTGIVTGTPKPTISTATPVTKPQVVLPDCTCSKATHLGNNTFEIVPHHCSTTENITCSNGKTPVLLYDKSQCCPHYACDCECKGWGNHHYITFDGFYYNYQGNCTYVLMQEINRNHNLSIYIDNVFFDSTEDVSRLRSIIILNGSQIFNLTNHNFTGRSDLEALKNGVRLKLPYSQNGVTIMNSGFDLVLEIPSLEVVITFGGTGFSVNLPYKNFGNNTQGHCGTCNNNPSDDCILSGGQLAESFAAMADNWTAKDIGQGNCTVPPTKPTSAPEPPPLYKTGICELLNSSLFAKCHPIISPKNFYKGCIFDSSNVNKTEVLCTTLQTYAAACARAGVCVYWRNHTKTEKWCASHCPSHQVYQACGPADQPTCEDNSYEPTMNFTAEGCFCPDGMKLFSRQSNICVKTCGCLDPEGNSREFNERFELKCQKCTCEESTKTVTCKPKECPKPNITECSDDGFVLINQTDPSDPCCSTPVCQCKPGGCPDMDVTCSIGKKPVVSIPKGKCCPELRCEPKKVCVRNETEYQPGSSVPGSVCQECTCEAEQNSTVISCKDQECNETCDMGYEYVKTGSDECCGKCVQTHCVVNINGAKQLLSQGEIWSPTENRCDEYTCVKNGEILTTSTSHTVCPVFNKSRCEPGTIQTAANGCCKICVEKEKACKFMSMKTNITHNNCTSAQEVDMPYCEGSCNTYTMYSKEAAAMQHSCSCCKETRFSNRTVDLVCPNGNTVPYTYMYVEECGCTNTECTAAAGQHIRRKRSFTLL; the protein is encoded by the exons ACACTGactacaacaccaactcattctacaactGCAACCCTGACTACAACAACACCAACTCCTTCTACAATAACAACTGGAACACCGtctacaacaccaactcattctacaactacaaccTGGACTACAACAACAGGTTTTACtacaacaacaccaactcattctacaactACAAGTGGAACACCGactacaacaccaactcattctacCACTACAAGTGGAACACCaactacaacaccaactcattctacaactacaacccTGACTACAACAGcaccaactcattctacaaTAACAACTGGAACACCGtctacaacaccaactcattctacaactacaaccTGGACTACAACAACAGGTTTTACtacaacaacaccaactcattctacaactACAAGTGGAACACCGactacaacaccaactcattctacaactacaaccctgactacaacaacaccaactcattctacaactACAAGTGGAACACTGACTACAACAACAGGTTTTACGAAAACAACAACTCATTCTACAACTTCAACCCCGACTACAACAACATCAACTCATTCTACAACAACTGAAACACTGactacaacaccaactcattctacaacAACTGAAACACTGactacaacaccaactcattctacaactACAAGTGGAACACCGactacaacaccaactcattctacaactacaaccctgactacaacaacaccaactcattctacaaTAACAACTGGAACACCGtctacaacaccaactcattctaGAACTACAACCTGGACTACAACAACAGGTTTTACtacaacaacaccaactcattctacTACTACAAGTGGAACACCGactacaacaccaactcattctacaactACAAGTGGAACACCaactacaacaccaactcattctacaactacaaccctgactacaacaacaccaactcattctacaaTAACAACTGGAACACCAtctacaacaccaactcattctacaactacaaccTGGACTACAACAACAG CAACTGGAACACCGtctacaacaccaactcattctacaactacaaccTGGACTACAACAACAGGTTTTACtacaacaacac caactcattctacaactACAAGTGGAACACCGactacaacaccaactcattctacaactacaaccctgactacaacaacaccaactcattctacaaTAACAACTGGAACACCAtctacaacaccaactcattctacaactacaaccTGGACTACAACAACAGGTTTTACtacaacaacaccaactcattctacaactACAAGTGGAACACCGactacaacaccaactcattctacaactACAAGTGGAACACCaactacaacaccaactcattctacaactacaaccctgactacaacaacaccaactcattctacaaTAACAACTGGAACACCGtctacaacaccaactcattctaGAACTACAACCTGGACTACAACAACAGGTTTTACtacaacaacaccaactcattctacaactACAAGTGGAACACCGactacaacaccaactcattctacaactACAAGTGGAACACCaactacaacaccaactcattctacaactacaaccctgactacaacaacaccaactcattctacaaTAACAACTGGAACACCAtctacaacaccaactcattctacaactacaaccTGGACTACAACAACAGGTTTTACtacaacaacaccaactcattctacaactACAAGTGGAACACCGactacaacaccaactcattctacaactACAAGTGGAACACCaactacaacaccaactcattctacaactacaaccctgactacaacaacaccaactcattctacaCTAACAACTGGAACACCGactacaacaccaactcattctacaactacaaccctgactacaacaacaccaactcattctacaacAACTGAAACACTGACTACAACACCACCTCATTCTACAACTACAAGTGGAACACCGactacaacaccaactcattctacaactacaaccccGACTACAACAACATCAACTCATTCTACAACAACTGAAACACTGactacaacaccaactcattctacaacAACTGAAACACTGactacaacaccaactcattctacaactACAAGTGGAACACCGactacaacaccaactcattctacaactacaaccctgactacaacaacaccaactcattctacaaTAACAACTGGAACACCGtctacaacaccaactcattctacaactacaaccagGACTACAACAACAGGTTTTACtacaacaacaccaactcattctacaactACAAGTGGAACACCGactacaacaccaactcattctacaactACAAGTGGAACACCGACTACAACACCAACTCTTTCTACAACTACAACCCTGACtacaacaacaccaactcattctacaacAACTGAAACACTGACTACAACACCACCTCAT TGGAACACCGactacaacaccaactcattctacaactacaacccTGACTACAACAACACCAACTCCTTCTACAATAACAACTGGAACACCGtctacaacaccaactcattctacaactacaaccTGGACTACAACAGGTTTTACtacaacaacaccaactcattctacaactACAAATGGAACACCGactacaacaccaactcattctacaactACAAGTGGAACACCAACTATaacaccaactcattctacaactACACCTGGAACACCTATTACAACAACAG TGTTACACCGactacaacaccaactcattctacaactACAAGTGGAACACCGACTACAACACCGACTCATTCTACAACTACACCTGGAACACCTATTACAACAACAGGTTTTACTACAACAACACCAACCCATCCTACAACTACAACTGAAACACCAACTACTACTCCTATATCAACAACACCAATCCATTCTACAAGTACAGCTGAAACACCAACTACAATTTCAGCTTTTACCACATCTCATACTGGGATTGTAACTGGAACACCAAAACCCACCATATCTACAGCCACTCCTGTTACAAAG CCACAAGTTGTTCTTCCTGATTGCACGTGTTCTAAGGCCACACACCTTGGCAACAACACATTTGAAATAGTTCCTCATCACTGTTCAACCACTGAAAACATAACTTGCAGCAATGGAAAGACACCAGTTCTTCTATATGACAAGTCCCAGTGCTGTCCACATTATGCTTGTGATT GTGAATGCAAAGGATGGGGCAATCatcattacattacatttgatGGCTTCTATTACAATTATCAAGGGAACTGCACTTATGTTTTAATGCAAGAAATTAATCGAAACCATAACTTAAGCATTTACATTGATAATGTGTTTTTTGATTCCACTGAAGATGTTTCCCGTCTTCGAtctataattattttaaatggaTCGCAAATTTTCAATTTGACAAATCATAACTTCACTGGAAGATCAGATTTGGAG GCACTGAAAAATGGAGTACGTCTGAAACTGCCCTATTCACAAAATGGTGTTACAATCATGAATTCAGGATTTGACTTGGTTTTGGAGATCCCTTCACTAGAAGTGGTCATTACATTTGGAGGAACTGGCTTCAGTGTTAATCTTCCATATAAAAACTTCGGCAATAATACCCAGGGTCATTGTG GAACATGTAACAATAACCCGAGTGATGACTGCATATTGTCTGGAGGTCAGcttgctgaaagttttgcagcgATGGCTGACAACTGGACTGCAAAAGATATTGGCCAAGGCAATTGCACTGTACCGCCTACGAAACCTACAAGTGCACCAGAACCACCACCTCTATACAAAACAGGCATTTGTGAGCTGCTTAATAGCAG tctCTTTGCAAAGTGCCATCCTATTATCTCGCCAAAGAATTTCTACAAGGGTTGCATTTTTGATAGCAGCAATGTTAACAAAACAGAAGTGCTGTGCACAACTTTGCAAACTTATGCAGCAGCCTGTGCTCGTGCTGGAGTTTGCGTTTACTGGAGGAACCACACTAAAACAGAAAAGTGGTGTG CCAGTCACTGCCCATCACACCAGGTTTATCAGGCTTGTGGTCCTGCAGATCAGCCAACCTGTGAAGACAA TTCTTACGAACCCACCATGAACTTTACTGCTGAGGGCTGTTTTTGTCCTGATGGAATGaaacttttcagcagacagtCCAACATATGTGTGAAAACATGTG GATGTCTTGATCCTGAGGGTAATTCTCGTGAG TTCAATGAAAGATTTGAGCTCAAATGCCAGAAGTGCACCTGTGAAGAATCCACAAAGACTGTGACTTGCAAGCCTAAGGAGTGCCCCAAACCAAACATAACAGAATGCTCTGATGATGGATTTGTCCTTATCAACCAAACTGATCCATCAGATCCCTGCTGTTCTACCCCTGTTTGCC AGTGTAAACCTGGCGGTTGCCCAGACATGGATGTGACCTGTTCAATTGGAAAAAAGCCAGTTGTCAGTATTCCTAAGGGAAAATGCTGTCCAGAACTTAGATGTG AACCTAAAAAGGTTTGTGTTCGCAATGAGACTGAATACCAG CCTGGTTCTTCAGTTCCTGGGTCTGTATGTCAGGAGTGTACCTGTGAGGCTGAACAAAATTCTACTGTAATAAGCTGTAAGGATCAGGAGTGTAACGAAACTTGTGACATG GGATATGAATATGTGAAAACTGGTTCAGATGAATGCTGCGGGAAGTGTGTGCAGACACACTGTGTTGTCAATATTAACGGAGCCAAGCAACTCTTGTCT CAAGGAGAAATCTGGTCACCAACTGAGAATAGGTGTGATGAGTATACCTGTGTTAAGAATGGTGAGATTTTAACAACAAGCACTTCACACACAGTCTGCCCAGTATTCAATAAGAGCAGGTGTGAACCT GGCACAATTCAAACTGCAGCAAACGGCTGTTGTAAAATTT GTGTGGAGAAGGAGAAGGCGTGCAAGTTCATGTCCATGAAAACCAATATTACACACAACAACTGTACGTCTGCCCAGGAGGTAGATATGCCATATTGTGAAGGATCCTGCAACACTTATACCAT GTACTCTAAAGAAGCAGCAGCTATGCAGCATTCTTGCTCCTGCTGTAAGGAGACACGCTTCAGCAATCGCACTGTAGACCTGGTCTGCCCAAATGGAAACACGGTCCCCTACACATACATGTATGTGGAGGAGTGTGGTTGTACAAACACAGAGTGCACCGCAGCTGCTGGACAACATATTCGCAGGAAGCGAAGCTTCACACTGCTGTGA